A stretch of Eleutherodactylus coqui strain aEleCoq1 chromosome 2, aEleCoq1.hap1, whole genome shotgun sequence DNA encodes these proteins:
- the LOC136610437 gene encoding olfactory receptor 11L1-like, translated as MLLDEFSKVILVNNITSVDLLGFSNLENFQIPFFSILVIIFCGTITGNLLIIVLFLLSKTLQTPMYFFITQLSLCDILVTTDIVPILLCTILYGGITMTLISCIIQFSFFVMSNSSECLLLSVMSYDRYLAICNPLRYSTIMNQKCCVMFVKTIWLFGFMVMFMYVIFMSNLYFCGPHVIDHFYCDLEPIMQLSCSDTSIIHKQILVVGVLNGLCPFIIIVTSYVYIVITILKIPSNVGRHKAFSTCSSHLIVVSILYGTLIIVYMFPTRGQSLILSKVLSLSYTVLTPLLNPIIYTLRNKDFKEAFQKLKII; from the coding sequence TGTAAATAATATCACCTCCGTTGATCTTCTGGGATTCTCAAATCTTGAAAACTTCCAAATCCCATTCTTCTCAATACTGGTTATTATTTTCTGTGGGACTATTACAGGAAACCTTCTGATCATTGTCTTGTTTCTATTGAGCAAAACTCTTCAGACTCCCATGTACTTCTTCATTACCCAGCTCTCATTATGTGACATTCTGGTGACTACGGATATTGTCCCCATTCTTCTCTGCACTATACTGTATGGAGGAATTACTATGACCCTCATTAGTTGCATCATCCAGTTTTCTTTCTTTGTCATGTCGAATTCATCAGAATGTCTTCTACTCTCAGTGATGTCTTATGACCGGTATTTAGCCATCTGTAACCCCCTTCGTTATAGCACTATCATGAATCAGAAGTGCTGTGTTATGTTTGTGAAAACCATTTGGTTGTTTGGCTTTATGGTGATGTTTATGTATGTGATTTTTATGAGTAATTTGTATTTTTGTGGGCCGCATGTTATTGACCATTTCTACTGTGACCTGGAACCAATTATGCAGCTCTCCTGCTCGGATACATCCATAATTCATAAACAGATTCTTGTAGTTGGTGTTTTAAATGGATTGTGTCCTTTTATAATAATTGTGACGTCCTATGTGTACATTGTCATCACCATTCTGAAGATCCCATCCAATGTTGGTAGACATAAAGCCTTCTCTACCTGCAGCTCCCACCTCATTGTAGTTTCCATACTTTATGGGACATTAATCATTGTCTATATGTTTCCTACTAGAGGACAATCACTGATTCTGAGTAAGGTCTTGTCTTTAAGTTACACTGTTTTGACCCCACTGCTTAATCCAATTATATACACTCTGAGGAACAAAGACTTTAAGGAAGCTTTTCAGAAACTTAAAATTATTTAG